A genomic window from Parafrankia irregularis includes:
- a CDS encoding sensor histidine kinase, with product MTATQRPSTPPTAGDDTADAAGADAAASVTPAPSRGRPRERPVVRRVVLRHVVVAAVMSVFLSALVVAGLWRFAQDQSRENAEQVAAQVAATVLGPMARHDYSRPDGFDRADLRDRMTPFLSAGMIDRVKLFTVRGDRATIVFSDDPQLEGRTGYRAPSMTDRLQAGGVVVKQVPRDTAHQYETSLPGSRLEVFFGFLDAAGSPTHLELYIPVRPAWIARQATGVLLPVLLAGTVLLTAAMMPLSIAMARRVERDRAETRAARRYGLAAAQLTRERLARRLHDHVIPSLAAAGLLLDRARIDRAPIAPSRPPSAAGPAPPAAGATGAGGTAGAGGAGSDLVLAHVQGLLAREAQELRAMLTELLTSAPPDTDIRAALHLLAAEILTTGLEPEPVVTVIVEDPCEVDSQTASILCQVATELLRNIARHAAARTVQVRVSTPPGDQARTVELHVTDDGAGFDPAVAAPPDHIGLRLVHRLLTDHDGRLTVTSAPGAGTTATVTMSAGPPRSGGGHRPRAPWPRRGRPR from the coding sequence TTGACCGCTACCCAGCGCCCGTCGACACCGCCGACCGCAGGCGACGACACCGCCGACGCGGCCGGTGCCGACGCGGCCGCGTCGGTGACACCGGCGCCCTCCCGGGGCCGACCGCGCGAGCGTCCGGTTGTCCGCCGCGTCGTCCTGCGGCACGTCGTCGTCGCGGCCGTGATGTCCGTGTTCCTGTCGGCGCTGGTCGTCGCCGGGCTCTGGCGGTTCGCGCAGGACCAGTCCCGGGAGAACGCCGAGCAGGTGGCCGCGCAGGTGGCCGCGACGGTGCTCGGCCCCATGGCCCGGCACGACTACTCCCGGCCCGACGGCTTCGACCGGGCCGATCTGCGCGACAGGATGACCCCGTTCCTGTCGGCCGGCATGATCGACCGCGTCAAGCTGTTCACCGTCCGGGGCGACCGCGCCACCATCGTGTTCTCCGACGACCCCCAGCTGGAGGGCCGCACCGGGTATCGCGCGCCGAGCATGACCGACCGGCTCCAGGCCGGCGGTGTCGTGGTCAAACAGGTGCCGCGGGACACCGCTCACCAGTACGAGACGTCACTGCCGGGTAGCCGGCTGGAGGTCTTCTTCGGCTTCCTCGACGCCGCGGGCAGCCCGACCCACCTGGAGCTCTACATACCGGTACGGCCGGCCTGGATCGCCCGGCAGGCCACCGGGGTGCTGCTACCGGTCCTCCTGGCGGGCACCGTCCTCCTCACCGCGGCGATGATGCCGCTGTCGATCGCCATGGCCCGGCGGGTCGAGCGCGACCGGGCGGAGACCCGCGCCGCGCGACGCTACGGGCTCGCCGCCGCGCAGCTCACCCGGGAACGGCTGGCGCGACGTCTGCACGACCATGTCATTCCCAGCCTGGCAGCGGCCGGCCTCCTCCTCGACCGCGCCCGGATCGACCGCGCCCCGATCGCACCTTCGCGCCCTCCCTCGGCCGCGGGTCCCGCCCCGCCCGCCGCCGGCGCCACCGGAGCTGGCGGAACAGCCGGGGCTGGCGGGGCCGGGAGCGATCTGGTTCTCGCACATGTCCAGGGCCTGCTCGCCCGGGAAGCGCAGGAGCTGCGCGCGATGCTCACCGAGCTGCTCACGTCCGCTCCGCCCGACACGGACATCCGGGCCGCCCTCCACCTGCTCGCCGCCGAGATCCTCACCACCGGGCTGGAGCCGGAACCCGTCGTGACGGTCATCGTCGAGGACCCCTGCGAGGTCGACAGCCAGACCGCTTCGATCCTCTGCCAGGTGGCCACCGAGCTGCTGCGCAACATCGCGCGGCACGCGGCGGCGCGCACGGTCCAGGTCCGCGTCAGCACGCCACCCGGCGACCAGGCCAGGACGGTCGAGCTCCACGTCACCGACGACGGCGCCGGTTTCGATCCTGCCGTCGCCGCCCCGCCCGACCACATCGGTCTGCGTCTCGTCCATCGTCTCCTCACCGACCACGACGGGCGGCTGACAGTGACAAGCGCGCCGGGAGCCGGGACGACGGCGACCGTCACGATGTCCGCCGGGCCACCGCGGTCCGGCGGGGGCCACCGCCCGCGAGCACCCTGGCCGCGCCGCGGCCGCCCGAGGTAG
- a CDS encoding protein kinase domain-containing protein, with amino-acid sequence MADVPSHVTPLEATDPERIGRYPLTGRLGTGGMGTVYLGHTEDGRPVAVKAIRREFAQEPAFRARFLREAQAARRVARFCTAEVLDVNTEGSEPYLVTEFIDGPSLSAHVREHGPLPPAELERLAVAVASALTAIHSANLIHRDLKPGNILLSPSGARVIDFGIARALETTTMHTREGGIVGTPAFMSPEQALGHPLTPAADIYAWGGVVLYAATGRMPYGEAATPVVLYRVVHDEPDFSGMDSAMLALVRRAMSKDPAARPTAGALLLRLAEGVSPSDPRPDPGPGRGMSPLGAATLVPAAPAPRTPAPPSVPPLSQPPPGRTPQTPAGPSEPSGTSSPPPEDRDPARTSDLPPGAWSGPAETPGRPPGTWNPSGPSPAPTAGPARGTHRPVAVLLTALGSLVLLAAVVTTSLLLGPLRPGSGEDDPGAGGGDGGTLTATPSGASTATPAGGPVTLADYRGRVAVEITDELRRRGLEVRTTTQESGTTRRGLVLGTEPAAGHEVSPGGTVTLSVGDGSLPEAAGWRVFKRYAADSSTNVSPIVVVDPTGNERLLGLGDNPVLSPDASRVAYTNADGEITSVRTDGTDSRQVSDEPDGSSDSPAFSPDGATIAYARNIGGVYAVNADGSGNRRRLATVSDAYELAWSTSNQIVLRRGDDQSIYVLSVGDGNLRRLAGSPVPGAGAVEPAWSPDGGTVAFGVSTGGGIYLVNADGSGLRQAAGPGSWHPSWSPQGSLVYVQDDGAARFFGANGTMRMMNPDGTGDRQLDGRLASGPVRWATAP; translated from the coding sequence ATGGCGGACGTCCCGTCCCACGTGACGCCGCTGGAAGCCACCGACCCGGAGCGGATCGGCCGTTACCCGCTCACCGGGCGGCTGGGCACCGGTGGAATGGGCACCGTCTATCTGGGCCACACCGAGGACGGCCGGCCGGTGGCGGTGAAGGCGATCCGGCGCGAGTTCGCCCAGGAGCCGGCGTTCCGGGCCCGGTTCCTGCGCGAGGCGCAGGCTGCGCGGCGGGTGGCACGGTTCTGCACCGCCGAGGTGCTCGACGTCAACACCGAGGGCTCCGAGCCGTACCTGGTCACCGAGTTCATCGACGGCCCGAGCCTGTCAGCGCACGTGCGTGAGCACGGACCGTTGCCGCCGGCGGAGCTGGAACGGCTCGCGGTCGCGGTCGCGAGCGCGCTGACCGCGATCCACAGCGCGAACCTGATCCACCGGGACCTCAAGCCCGGCAACATCCTGCTGTCCCCCTCCGGCGCCCGGGTCATCGACTTCGGGATCGCCCGGGCGTTGGAGACCACCACGATGCACACCCGCGAGGGCGGCATCGTGGGTACCCCGGCGTTCATGTCCCCCGAACAGGCCCTGGGGCATCCGCTGACCCCCGCCGCCGACATCTACGCCTGGGGAGGCGTGGTCCTCTACGCGGCGACAGGCCGAATGCCGTACGGCGAGGCCGCCACCCCGGTGGTCCTGTACCGGGTGGTGCACGACGAGCCCGACTTCAGCGGGATGGACTCCGCGATGCTGGCGCTGGTCCGCCGGGCGATGAGCAAGGATCCCGCTGCCCGGCCCACCGCCGGGGCGCTGCTGCTGCGTCTCGCCGAGGGGGTCTCCCCGTCCGATCCGCGGCCCGATCCGGGGCCCGGTCGGGGGATGTCGCCGCTGGGCGCGGCGACCCTGGTCCCGGCCGCACCCGCTCCGAGAACACCGGCTCCACCGAGCGTCCCCCCGCTGTCCCAGCCCCCGCCCGGCCGCACCCCGCAGACTCCCGCCGGACCATCGGAGCCCTCGGGGACGTCCAGTCCCCCACCCGAGGACCGGGACCCCGCGAGGACGTCCGATCTCCCGCCCGGGGCCTGGTCGGGCCCCGCGGAGACGCCCGGTCGTCCGCCCGGAACCTGGAATCCGTCGGGGCCGTCGCCCGCACCGACCGCAGGGCCGGCGCGGGGGACGCACCGTCCGGTGGCGGTGCTGCTGACCGCGCTCGGCTCGCTGGTGCTGCTCGCCGCCGTCGTGACGACGTCGCTGCTGCTCGGCCCGCTTCGTCCGGGCAGCGGCGAGGACGATCCCGGCGCCGGCGGCGGGGACGGCGGCACGCTGACCGCCACCCCGTCGGGGGCGTCCACCGCCACGCCGGCCGGTGGGCCGGTGACGCTCGCCGACTACCGGGGCCGGGTCGCCGTCGAGATCACCGACGAGCTGCGCCGCCGCGGGCTGGAGGTGCGGACGACGACGCAGGAGAGCGGTACGACCAGGCGGGGACTGGTGCTGGGCACCGAGCCCGCCGCCGGCCACGAGGTGTCACCCGGCGGCACCGTCACACTGTCGGTGGGCGACGGGTCGCTGCCCGAGGCGGCGGGCTGGCGGGTGTTCAAGCGGTACGCGGCCGACAGCTCCACCAACGTCAGCCCGATCGTCGTCGTGGACCCGACCGGCAACGAGCGGCTGCTGGGTCTCGGGGACAACCCCGTGCTGTCACCGGACGCGAGCCGGGTCGCCTACACCAACGCCGACGGCGAGATCACCAGCGTACGTACCGACGGCACCGACTCCCGGCAGGTCAGCGACGAGCCGGACGGTTCGTCCGACAGCCCGGCCTTCTCCCCGGACGGCGCCACCATCGCCTACGCCCGCAACATCGGCGGCGTGTACGCGGTGAACGCGGACGGCAGTGGCAACCGCCGCCGGCTGGCCACCGTGTCCGACGCCTACGAGCTGGCCTGGTCGACGTCGAACCAGATCGTGCTGCGCCGCGGCGACGACCAGTCGATCTACGTCCTGTCGGTGGGCGACGGCAACCTGCGGAGGCTGGCCGGCTCACCGGTGCCGGGCGCGGGTGCCGTGGAGCCGGCGTGGTCGCCGGACGGCGGCACGGTCGCGTTCGGGGTGTCCACCGGCGGCGGCATCTACCTGGTGAACGCGGATGGTTCCGGGCTGCGGCAGGCGGCCGGGCCCGGCTCCTGGCATCCGAGCTGGTCACCGCAGGGCTCCCTCGTCTACGTCCAGGACGACGGTGCCGCCAGGTTCTTCGGCGCGAACGGCACCATGCGGATGATGAACCCGGACGGGACCGGCGACCGCCAGCTCGACGGCAGGCTCGCCAGCGGCCCCGTGCGCTGGGCGACCGCGCCGTAG
- a CDS encoding iron ABC transporter substrate-binding protein, with protein MPTARRLLLTAVAAWTGLALAACGSDSSPASSDPDGALVLYNAQHDEVGKAWADGFTAKTGIKVDIRNGSDFELANQIVAEGESSPADVFITENSPAMSLVSAKGLFAPVDAATRAQVPARYSSGKGDWVGVAARSTVFIYNPGKIPAADLPESIIDLARPEWKGRFAVSPSGADFQAVVSAVYALRGQDEGRAWLRGIKDNARILRGNNTILRAVNAGEVSGGVSYHYYWYRDQADGGANSSKVKLEFFGEQDPGAFVSVSGGGVLRSSSHPTEAQRFLAYMTGPEGQQLLADGDALEYTVGSGIPANAALTPLDQLDAPTVDPNTLNGPTIVTEMQEVGLL; from the coding sequence GTGCCGACCGCCCGACGTCTGCTTCTTACGGCCGTGGCTGCCTGGACCGGCCTCGCCCTCGCTGCCTGCGGGTCCGACAGCTCGCCCGCGTCCTCGGACCCGGACGGCGCCCTGGTGCTCTACAACGCGCAGCACGACGAGGTCGGCAAGGCGTGGGCGGACGGATTCACCGCGAAGACCGGCATCAAAGTGGATATCCGCAACGGCAGCGATTTCGAACTGGCGAACCAGATCGTCGCCGAGGGTGAATCCTCACCCGCGGATGTCTTCATCACCGAGAACTCGCCGGCGATGTCCCTCGTCTCGGCCAAGGGCCTGTTCGCCCCGGTCGACGCCGCCACCAGGGCCCAGGTGCCGGCACGGTACTCGTCGGGCAAGGGCGACTGGGTCGGTGTCGCCGCGAGGTCGACGGTGTTCATCTACAACCCCGGTAAGATCCCGGCCGCCGACCTGCCCGAGTCGATCATTGATCTGGCGAGGCCGGAGTGGAAAGGCCGGTTCGCCGTGTCCCCGAGCGGCGCCGATTTCCAGGCGGTCGTCAGCGCCGTCTACGCGCTGCGTGGCCAGGACGAGGGCCGGGCCTGGCTGCGGGGCATCAAGGACAACGCCAGGATCCTGCGCGGCAACAACACCATCCTGCGCGCCGTCAACGCCGGCGAGGTCTCCGGCGGCGTGAGCTACCACTACTACTGGTACCGCGACCAGGCCGACGGCGGCGCGAACAGCAGCAAGGTCAAGCTGGAGTTCTTCGGTGAGCAGGACCCGGGCGCGTTCGTCAGCGTCTCCGGCGGCGGTGTGCTCCGGTCCAGCAGCCACCCGACCGAGGCCCAGCGGTTCCTCGCCTACATGACCGGCCCCGAGGGCCAGCAGCTGCTCGCCGACGGCGACGCACTGGAGTACACCGTCGGCTCCGGCATCCCGGCGAACGCCGCGCTCACGCCGTTGGACCAGCTCGACGCGCCGACCGTCGACCCCAACACCCTCAACGGCCCGACGATCGTCACGGAGATGCAGGAGGTGGGGCTCCTGTGA
- a CDS encoding ABC transporter ATP-binding protein, translating into MQTPGLETPGLETAGPETGPAVPGTAPAVPGTAPAGHVLRAAAIRKAYGAQTVLDGVDLTVPAGCLTALVGRSGSGKTTLLRLLAGFDRPDAGTITIGDRLVAGPGRQVPPERRRIGYVTQEGSLFPHLTVAGNIAFGWPWRARWSRRNRRDVGELLDLVGLPERYLRRFPHELSGGEQQRVALARALAPRPDAILLDEPFSALDPELRATTRQAVTAALAATGTTTVLVTHDRVEALSIASRVALLRDGAILQEDTPTGLYHRPVDHQVAAFVGDLTVVPAALRGSVADTPLGAVPLRHDQHGTGRVFLRPEQVEITEPGAGHTDATVLTADFRGADGLLALRVGTPSGDVDVTARCAAHHLPAAGQRVGVRVSGPATATAPADSDAT; encoded by the coding sequence ATGCAGACGCCAGGGCTTGAGACGCCGGGCCTGGAGACGGCCGGGCCGGAAACGGGGCCGGCCGTACCCGGCACGGCACCCGCCGTACCCGGCACGGCACCGGCCGGCCACGTGCTGCGCGCCGCCGCCATACGCAAGGCGTACGGTGCCCAGACGGTGCTCGACGGCGTCGATCTGACCGTCCCCGCCGGCTGCCTCACCGCCCTGGTCGGGCGCTCGGGTTCGGGCAAGACCACCCTGCTGCGGCTGCTCGCCGGCTTCGACCGCCCCGACGCCGGCACGATCACGATCGGCGACCGTCTCGTCGCCGGCCCCGGCCGCCAGGTCCCACCGGAACGGCGTCGCATCGGCTACGTCACCCAGGAAGGCAGCCTCTTCCCGCATCTCACCGTGGCCGGCAACATCGCCTTCGGCTGGCCCTGGCGGGCGCGCTGGTCGCGCCGGAACCGTCGCGATGTCGGCGAGCTCCTGGATCTCGTCGGCCTCCCCGAACGTTACCTGCGGCGGTTCCCGCACGAGCTTTCCGGCGGCGAGCAGCAGCGGGTGGCGCTCGCCCGCGCCCTCGCCCCCCGGCCGGACGCCATCCTGCTCGACGAGCCGTTCTCCGCGCTGGACCCGGAGCTGCGCGCCACCACCCGGCAGGCCGTGACCGCCGCCCTCGCCGCGACCGGCACCACCACGGTCCTCGTCACGCACGACCGCGTCGAGGCGCTGTCCATCGCCTCCCGGGTGGCCCTGCTCCGCGACGGCGCGATCCTGCAGGAGGACACCCCGACCGGCCTCTACCACCGCCCCGTGGACCACCAGGTCGCGGCCTTCGTCGGTGACCTGACGGTGGTCCCCGCGGCGCTGCGCGGCAGCGTCGCCGACACCCCTCTGGGTGCCGTCCCACTGCGGCACGACCAGCACGGGACCGGGCGGGTCTTTCTCCGCCCCGAGCAGGTCGAGATCACCGAGCCTGGCGCGGGGCACACCGACGCGACGGTCCTGACCGCCGACTTCCGCGGCGCCGACGGTCTGCTCGCCCTGCGGGTCGGCACCCCGTCCGGCGACGTCGACGTCACCGCCCGCTGCGCCGCGCACCACCTCCCGGCCGCGGGCCAGCGGGTCGGGGTGCGTGTCAGCGGTCCCGCGACGGCGACCGCTCCCGCGGATTCGGATGCGACTTGA
- a CDS encoding response regulator: protein MASSLSLLVIDDHRIFAEALCLALGLEPDVRSVAKAHTGRDGLAMAAALDITAAVVDLDLPDLDGIEVVTRLGVLRPAARIVVLTAHARPDLAQRAVAAGAAAFLPKEAPLVRITAALRGQGGDEPVVDLGAARPASVGHVGLTPRELDVLRQLAQGRDAQQTAATLGISLYTARDHIKALMAKLGARSQLEAVVSATSLGLVTVGSRY from the coding sequence ATGGCATCATCGTTGTCACTCCTGGTGATTGACGATCATCGGATATTCGCCGAGGCACTCTGCCTGGCCCTTGGCCTCGAACCCGATGTGCGCAGCGTGGCAAAGGCGCACACCGGCCGGGACGGCCTCGCGATGGCCGCGGCCCTCGACATCACCGCCGCCGTCGTCGACCTCGACCTGCCCGACCTCGACGGCATCGAGGTCGTCACCCGGCTGGGCGTGCTGCGGCCGGCGGCGCGGATCGTCGTCCTCACCGCCCATGCCCGGCCCGACCTCGCCCAGCGCGCGGTGGCCGCCGGCGCCGCCGCGTTCCTGCCCAAGGAGGCCCCGCTGGTGCGCATCACCGCGGCGCTGCGCGGCCAGGGCGGCGACGAACCGGTCGTCGACCTCGGAGCCGCTCGGCCCGCGTCGGTCGGCCACGTCGGGCTGACCCCTCGCGAGCTGGATGTGCTGCGCCAACTCGCGCAGGGACGGGACGCCCAGCAGACCGCTGCGACCCTGGGCATCTCGCTGTACACCGCGCGCGACCACATCAAGGCGCTCATGGCGAAGCTCGGGGCGCGCAGCCAGCTGGAGGCGGTGGTGTCCGCGACCAGTCTCGGCCTCGTCACCGTCGGTTCACGGTACTGA
- a CDS encoding ABC transporter permease produces the protein MTASLAAGPRGWLRHPPLRLTCALAVAALTLVPLGYVAVEIAATGGDLGDLLWRPRVGELLRHTVLLVALGTTACMVLGTAAALIVERTDLPGRPLWTGLMAAPLAVPAYVNSFGWYSLSPSFGGLGPAVLVTTLSYYPLVYLPVAAALRGADPSLAEVSRSLGRGRWVTFARVELPLLRPAVLGGGLLVGLHLLAEFGALQNLRYDTFTTAIYDQYQSTFDGSGATALAGVLVLLCLVLLGGDLWLTGRTRYARTGAGASRRAPRHRLGHAAPLAAVALAALAAAAVGLPLGCISYWLATSRSSAFPAGDLLGAATSTATLALLGAVVTTVLALPVAWLAERRRSALTRLVERSTYIGNSLPGIVVALALVTVAIRYTPGLYQTTVMLLAAYAVLFMPRATVSLRSALSQTPPALDDVARSLGVGPAGVLARVTVPLMARGIGAGAALVFLAVTTELTATLLLAPIGTRTLATEFWSESTAVQYGAAAPYALLMIAISAPAAFLLTRRSRHSEGGQ, from the coding sequence GTGACCGCGAGCCTCGCGGCGGGTCCGCGGGGCTGGCTGCGCCACCCGCCACTTCGCCTCACCTGCGCGCTCGCCGTCGCCGCGCTGACCCTCGTCCCGCTCGGTTATGTGGCGGTGGAGATCGCCGCCACCGGCGGCGATCTCGGCGACCTGCTGTGGCGGCCACGGGTCGGCGAGCTGCTGCGGCACACCGTCCTGCTCGTCGCGCTCGGGACGACGGCGTGCATGGTGCTGGGCACGGCGGCGGCGCTGATCGTCGAACGCACCGACCTGCCTGGACGTCCCCTGTGGACGGGGCTGATGGCGGCGCCGCTCGCCGTCCCGGCCTATGTGAACAGCTTCGGCTGGTATTCGCTGTCCCCGTCGTTCGGCGGCCTCGGCCCGGCGGTGCTCGTCACGACGCTCTCCTACTACCCGCTGGTGTACCTGCCGGTCGCCGCGGCGCTGCGCGGCGCCGACCCCAGCCTCGCGGAGGTGTCCCGGTCGCTCGGCCGGGGCCGGTGGGTGACGTTCGCGCGGGTCGAGCTGCCGCTGCTGCGGCCGGCCGTCCTGGGCGGCGGGCTGCTCGTCGGCCTGCACCTGCTGGCCGAGTTCGGCGCGCTGCAGAACCTGCGGTACGACACATTCACCACCGCCATCTACGACCAGTACCAGTCCACCTTCGACGGGTCGGGCGCCACGGCGCTCGCCGGCGTCCTCGTCCTGCTCTGCCTCGTCCTGCTCGGCGGCGACCTGTGGCTGACAGGCCGCACTCGGTACGCGCGGACGGGCGCCGGTGCCTCCCGCCGGGCGCCGCGCCACCGCCTCGGGCACGCCGCCCCGCTCGCGGCCGTCGCGCTGGCAGCCCTGGCCGCCGCGGCCGTCGGCCTGCCGCTGGGCTGCATCTCCTACTGGCTGGCGACCAGCCGCTCGAGCGCGTTCCCCGCCGGTGACCTGCTGGGCGCGGCGACCAGCACCGCCACCCTCGCCCTGCTCGGTGCCGTGGTCACCACGGTGCTCGCGCTGCCGGTCGCCTGGCTCGCCGAGCGCCGGCGCAGCGCGCTCACCCGGCTCGTCGAGCGCAGCACCTACATCGGCAACTCGCTGCCCGGTATCGTCGTCGCGCTTGCGCTGGTCACCGTCGCGATCAGGTACACGCCCGGGCTCTACCAGACCACGGTGATGCTGCTCGCCGCATACGCGGTGCTGTTCATGCCGCGGGCGACGGTCAGCCTGCGCTCGGCGTTGAGCCAGACGCCGCCGGCACTCGACGACGTCGCGCGATCCCTGGGCGTCGGGCCCGCCGGCGTGCTCGCCCGGGTCACCGTGCCGCTGATGGCGCGCGGGATCGGCGCGGGCGCGGCGCTGGTCTTCCTCGCAGTGACCACCGAGCTCACGGCGACCCTGCTGCTGGCGCCGATCGGCACCCGCACGCTGGCCACCGAGTTCTGGAGCGAGTCGACGGCGGTCCAGTACGGCGCCGCGGCGCCCTACGCCCTACTGATGATCGCGATCTCCGCGCCGGCCGCTTTCCTGCTGACCCGCCGCAGCCGACACTCCGAGGGGGGCCAGTGA
- a CDS encoding helix-turn-helix transcriptional regulator — MPAEATRKDLLELLDMVRLLHGSEAGAELPSPVLSRMADMIGCDSASYCRVDHRTRQLVATVVEPANTDLSESPDFAAVLGQHPAFVAHRQRRLRTASSVALTDLADLRSLRNLPIYTDFYRPRETHDQLLNIVAVGRHQGTLLVFNRSRRGFSGRARELLDLASPLVCQAVAQRERLSRLTVALRDARHHAAVADRAADRLAALTPREREVVDQLAEGIGDREIARVLGISPRTVHKHLEQIYRKLGLQSRAAVVAVVRGTISAPPAAARSSATPAAPAASAASAVSASTASVSAAP, encoded by the coding sequence ATGCCGGCGGAAGCCACCAGGAAAGACCTGTTGGAGTTGCTCGACATGGTTCGTCTGCTGCACGGAAGCGAGGCCGGAGCGGAGCTGCCGAGCCCGGTGCTGTCCCGGATGGCCGACATGATCGGCTGCGACTCGGCGTCCTACTGTCGGGTCGATCACCGCACCCGGCAGCTGGTGGCGACGGTCGTCGAGCCGGCGAACACCGACCTCAGCGAGTCGCCCGACTTCGCCGCGGTGCTCGGGCAGCATCCGGCGTTCGTCGCCCACCGGCAGCGGCGGCTGCGAACGGCCAGCTCGGTGGCCCTCACCGACCTCGCCGACCTGCGGTCCCTGCGCAACCTGCCGATCTACACCGATTTCTACCGCCCTCGCGAGACCCACGACCAGCTGCTGAACATCGTCGCTGTCGGACGTCACCAGGGCACCCTGCTGGTGTTCAACCGGTCCCGGCGGGGCTTCTCCGGGCGGGCCCGGGAGCTGCTCGACCTGGCCTCGCCGCTGGTCTGCCAGGCCGTCGCGCAACGCGAGCGGCTCTCCCGCCTGACCGTCGCACTGCGCGACGCCCGGCACCACGCGGCGGTGGCCGACCGGGCCGCCGACCGACTCGCGGCGCTGACGCCCCGGGAGCGCGAGGTGGTGGACCAGCTCGCCGAGGGGATCGGTGACCGCGAGATCGCCCGTGTGCTGGGCATCAGCCCGCGCACCGTCCACAAGCACCTGGAGCAGATCTACCGCAAGCTCGGCCTGCAGAGCCGGGCCGCCGTTGTCGCGGTGGTGCGTGGGACGATCTCGGCGCCCCCCGCGGCCGCCCGGTCGTCTGCCACTCCTGCCGCTCCTGCCGCTTCTGCGGCCTCCGCCGTTTCGGCCTCCACCGCTTCGGTCTCCGCGGCTCCCTGA